The following coding sequences are from one Saccopteryx bilineata isolate mSacBil1 chromosome 3, mSacBil1_pri_phased_curated, whole genome shotgun sequence window:
- the ZRANB2 gene encoding zinc finger Ran-binding domain-containing protein 2 isoform X1: protein MSTKNFRVSDGDWICPDKKCGNVNFARRTSCNRCGREKTTEAKMMKAGGTEIGKTLAEKSRGLFSANDWQCKTCSNVNWARRSECNMCNTPKYAKLEERTGYGGGFNERENVEYIEREESDGEYDEFGRKKKKYRGKAVGPASILKEVEDKESEGEEEDEDEDLSKYKLDEDEDEDDADLSKYNLDASEEEDSNKKKPNRRSRSKSRSSHSRSSSRSSSPSSSRSRSRSRSRSSSSSQSRSRSSSREHSRSRGSKSRSSSRSHRGSSSPRKRSYSSSSSSPGRNRKRSRSRSSSGDRKKRRTRSRSPERHHRSSSGSSHSGSRSSSKKK, encoded by the exons ATGTCGACCAAGAATTTCCGAGTCAGTGACGGTGACTGGATTTGCCCTGACAAAAA aTGTGGAAATGTAAACTTTGCCAGAAGAACCAGCTGTAATAGATGTGGTCGGG agaaaacaactGAGGCTAAGATGATGAAAGCAGGGGGTACTGAAATAGGAAAGACACTTGCAGAAAAAAGCCGAGGCCTATTTAGTGCTAATGACTGGCAGTGTAAAAC TTGCAGTAATGTGAATTGGGCCAGAAGATCAGAGTGTAACATGTGTAATACTCCGAAGTATGCAAAGTTAGAAGAAAGAACAG GATATGGTGGCGgttttaatgaaagagaaaatgttgAATATATAGAAAGAGAAGAATCTGATGGTGAATATGATGAG TTTGGccgtaaaaagaaaaaatacagagggaAGGCAGTTGGTCCTGCATCTATTTTGAAGGAAGTTGAAGATAAAGAatctgagggagaagaagaggatgaggatgaagatctttctaaatataaattaGATGAG GATGAGGATGAAGATGATGCTGATCTCTCAAAGTATAATCTTGATGCCAGTGAAGAAGAagatagtaataaaaagaaacctAATAGACGAAGTCGCTCAAAGTCTCGATCTTCACACTCACGATCTTCATCACGCTCATCCTCCCCCTCAAGTTCAAGGTCTAGGTCCAG GTCCCGTTCAAGAAGTTCTTCCAGTTCGCAGTCAAGATCTCGTTCCAGTTCCAGAGAACATTCGAGATCTCGTGGGTCGAAATCAAG ATCCAGCTCCAGATCCCACAGGGGCTCTTCTTCCCCACGAAAAAGATCTTATTCAAGTTCATCTTCTTCTCCtgggaggaacagaaagagaagtcGTTCTAGATCTTCATCTGGTGATCGCAAAAAAAGACGAACAAGATCACGGTCACCCGAAAG
- the ZRANB2 gene encoding zinc finger Ran-binding domain-containing protein 2 isoform X2, with protein MSTKNFRVSDGDWICPDKKCGNVNFARRTSCNRCGREKTTEAKMMKAGGTEIGKTLAEKSRGLFSANDWQCKTCSNVNWARRSECNMCNTPKYAKLEERTGYGGGFNERENVEYIEREESDGEYDEFGRKKKKYRGKAVGPASILKEVEDKESEGEEEDEDEDLSKYKLDEDEDEDDADLSKYNLDASEEEDSNKKKPNRRSRSKSRSSHSRSSSRSSSPSSSRSRSRSRSRSSSSSQSRSRSSSREHSRSRGSKSRSSSRSHRGSSSPRKRSYSSSSSSPGRNRKRSRSRSSSGDRKKRRTRSRSPESQVIGENTKQP; from the exons ATGTCGACCAAGAATTTCCGAGTCAGTGACGGTGACTGGATTTGCCCTGACAAAAA aTGTGGAAATGTAAACTTTGCCAGAAGAACCAGCTGTAATAGATGTGGTCGGG agaaaacaactGAGGCTAAGATGATGAAAGCAGGGGGTACTGAAATAGGAAAGACACTTGCAGAAAAAAGCCGAGGCCTATTTAGTGCTAATGACTGGCAGTGTAAAAC TTGCAGTAATGTGAATTGGGCCAGAAGATCAGAGTGTAACATGTGTAATACTCCGAAGTATGCAAAGTTAGAAGAAAGAACAG GATATGGTGGCGgttttaatgaaagagaaaatgttgAATATATAGAAAGAGAAGAATCTGATGGTGAATATGATGAG TTTGGccgtaaaaagaaaaaatacagagggaAGGCAGTTGGTCCTGCATCTATTTTGAAGGAAGTTGAAGATAAAGAatctgagggagaagaagaggatgaggatgaagatctttctaaatataaattaGATGAG GATGAGGATGAAGATGATGCTGATCTCTCAAAGTATAATCTTGATGCCAGTGAAGAAGAagatagtaataaaaagaaacctAATAGACGAAGTCGCTCAAAGTCTCGATCTTCACACTCACGATCTTCATCACGCTCATCCTCCCCCTCAAGTTCAAGGTCTAGGTCCAG GTCCCGTTCAAGAAGTTCTTCCAGTTCGCAGTCAAGATCTCGTTCCAGTTCCAGAGAACATTCGAGATCTCGTGGGTCGAAATCAAG ATCCAGCTCCAGATCCCACAGGGGCTCTTCTTCCCCACGAAAAAGATCTTATTCAAGTTCATCTTCTTCTCCtgggaggaacagaaagagaagtcGTTCTAGATCTTCATCTGGTGATCGCAAAAAAAGACGAACAAGATCACGGTCACCCGAAAG